A genomic segment from Nitrospiria bacterium encodes:
- the hemH gene encoding ferrochelatase: protein MDEKIGVLLMAYGAAGSLDEIEPYLYDIRGGRPTSPQLVEVVKHRYQLMGGRSPLLEITMQQAAALEKRLNQGQTRFKTYIGMRHWHPYIKDSVAVMAADGIREMVALCLTPYYSNLSVGAYYQKLDEAVSALSGATGGRFNIRRIESWNDHPRLIEAIAEKIGRALERFPADIREKVPVLFSAHSLPERILAEKDPYPQELHETIGLVMKKIGPYAWRFAYQSKGRTPEPWLGPDAADVINELHAQGHRHLLMAPIGFISDHMETLYDVDVMYREQCRSKGIQLERAESLNASPAFIETLAAVVLENL from the coding sequence ATGGACGAGAAAATCGGCGTTTTATTAATGGCCTATGGGGCGGCCGGATCACTGGATGAGATCGAGCCCTACTTGTATGACATTCGCGGCGGACGGCCCACCAGCCCGCAATTGGTGGAGGTGGTGAAACACCGCTATCAACTCATGGGGGGAAGATCCCCTCTCCTGGAGATCACGATGCAGCAGGCGGCCGCGTTGGAGAAGAGGCTCAACCAGGGTCAGACCCGATTCAAAACCTATATCGGGATGCGCCACTGGCATCCTTATATTAAGGATTCCGTGGCGGTGATGGCAGCCGACGGAATTCGGGAGATGGTCGCGCTCTGCCTGACGCCCTACTATTCGAATTTGAGCGTGGGGGCGTACTATCAGAAATTAGATGAGGCCGTGTCCGCCTTGAGCGGAGCGACCGGCGGGCGGTTTAACATCCGACGGATCGAAAGTTGGAACGATCATCCCAGGCTGATCGAGGCGATCGCCGAAAAGATCGGGCGAGCCCTGGAGCGATTTCCGGCGGATATTCGGGAAAAAGTCCCGGTCCTTTTTTCGGCCCACAGCCTGCCGGAGCGAATATTGGCCGAGAAGGATCCCTATCCGCAGGAGCTCCATGAAACGATCGGGCTGGTGATGAAAAAGATCGGCCCGTACGCGTGGCGATTCGCTTATCAGAGCAAGGGCCGAACGCCGGAGCCTTGGCTCGGCCCGGACGCGGCGGATGTCATCAACGAGCTTCACGCGCAGGGCCATCGTCATCTCTTGATGGCCCCGATCGGGTTCATCTCGGATCACATGGAAACGCTCTACGACGTGGATGTGATGTACCGCGAACAATGTCGATCGAAGGGAATCCAATTGGAGCGGGCCGAATCGCTCAACGCCTCGCCGGCCTTCATCGAAACCCTCGCGGCCGTCGTCCTGGAGAATCTTTAG
- the hemG gene encoding protoporphyrinogen oxidase, with amino-acid sequence MSSTQKKVIIIGGGITGLAAAYSLQELSRKNRAPISFTLIEGQPRLGGKILTDTEDGFVIEGGPDSFISQKPWALELCRQLGLADRLEGTNRDQTATYILHNGRLVNMPEGVMLLVPTRIGPFLSTPLFSPLGKLRMGLDWIIPRKKNREDESLAGFVRRRLGREAVERLAEPLLAGIYAGDAEQMSLAATFPQFLELEEKYGSLIRGMLARRRERAKPAPSGKEPPPTMFMTLKGGLAELVEAIVSKLDRETLTIGKEAERIHWKSGLSTYQVRLKDGTALTADAVISTSPAYVTADLLSETDATLVRTLREIPYVSTATVSFAYRKDSFRHPLNGFGFVAPRREGRSIMACTWTSSKFPHRAPADRVLLRSFVGGAGRENIVSLPEMELADRVREDLREIMGVTEEPILSRIYRWDKANPQYPVGHLDRLAEIDDRLTRYPGLFLAGAAYRGVGVPDCIRQGNEAAERAFKYLTLPPSP; translated from the coding sequence ATGTCATCCACGCAAAAAAAAGTCATCATCATCGGCGGCGGGATCACCGGCCTGGCCGCGGCCTATTCCCTCCAGGAACTGTCGCGCAAAAATCGGGCGCCGATTTCCTTCACCCTCATCGAAGGCCAGCCCCGACTGGGCGGAAAGATCCTGACCGACACCGAAGACGGTTTTGTGATCGAGGGCGGACCGGATTCCTTTATTTCCCAGAAACCCTGGGCGCTGGAACTCTGCCGTCAACTCGGACTGGCCGACCGTCTGGAGGGGACCAATCGCGACCAGACCGCCACGTATATCCTTCATAACGGCCGGCTCGTGAACATGCCGGAAGGGGTCATGCTCCTGGTCCCGACCCGCATCGGGCCATTTTTATCGACCCCGCTCTTCTCCCCGCTCGGAAAATTACGGATGGGGCTGGACTGGATCATTCCCCGGAAAAAAAACCGTGAAGACGAAAGTCTGGCCGGCTTCGTCCGGCGACGGCTGGGACGGGAAGCGGTGGAACGGCTGGCCGAGCCGCTTCTGGCCGGAATTTACGCCGGAGACGCCGAGCAAATGAGTCTGGCCGCCACGTTCCCGCAATTCCTTGAGCTGGAGGAAAAATACGGAAGCCTGATCCGCGGCATGCTTGCCCGACGCCGCGAGCGGGCCAAGCCCGCACCGTCCGGCAAGGAACCGCCGCCCACGATGTTCATGACGCTCAAAGGGGGTCTCGCGGAACTGGTCGAGGCCATCGTTTCAAAATTGGATCGGGAGACCTTGACGATCGGGAAGGAAGCGGAGCGGATCCATTGGAAGTCCGGCCTTTCGACCTATCAGGTGCGATTGAAAGACGGTACGGCGCTGACGGCGGATGCCGTGATTTCGACCTCCCCGGCCTACGTAACGGCCGACCTCCTTTCCGAAACGGATGCCACATTGGTCCGGACGCTCCGCGAAATCCCATACGTCTCGACGGCCACCGTCTCATTCGCCTATCGCAAAGACTCATTTCGGCACCCCCTGAACGGCTTCGGCTTCGTCGCGCCCCGGCGCGAGGGGCGAAGCATCATGGCCTGCACCTGGACCTCCTCCAAATTTCCGCACCGCGCGCCGGCCGATCGGGTTTTGCTCCGAAGCTTCGTGGGAGGGGCCGGGAGGGAAAACATCGTGAGCCTTCCCGAGATGGAGTTGGCGGACCGTGTGCGGGAGGATCTTCGCGAAATCATGGGCGTCACGGAGGAACCGATACTAAGCCGTATCTACCGATGGGATAAGGCCAACCCCCAATATCCGGTCGGCCACCTTGATCGCCTGGCCGAGATCGACGACCGCCTGACCCGATACCCGGGCCTGTTTCTCGCCGGCGCGGCCTACCGGGGGGTGGGCGTCCCGGACTGCATCCGCCAGGGAAACGAAGCGGCCGAACGGGCCTTTAAATACCTTACTTTGCCTCCCTCCCCTTAA
- a CDS encoding LemA family protein: MAGWILLGIVVFMFLWMVILFNGLVSLRNQVQNAWKQIDVQLKRRHDLIPNLVSTVKGAMEFEQDTLEKVISARAKAVSATGLQDKAASENMLTQALGKLFAVMENYPQLKSNENIMQLQEELTSTENRIGFARQFYNDLVASYRTKQQVFPNNFFVNMFGGFNPEEYFGAEQADRVVPTADLSLRTR, encoded by the coding sequence ATGGCCGGCTGGATCCTACTGGGTATCGTCGTTTTCATGTTTTTATGGATGGTTATCCTATTCAACGGATTGGTGTCGCTTCGAAACCAGGTCCAGAACGCCTGGAAGCAGATCGATGTCCAGCTCAAGAGAAGGCATGACCTCATCCCGAATCTGGTCTCCACCGTAAAGGGGGCGATGGAATTTGAACAGGACACCCTTGAAAAGGTGATCTCCGCCCGGGCGAAGGCCGTCTCGGCCACCGGCTTACAAGATAAGGCCGCGTCCGAAAACATGCTGACCCAGGCCCTCGGAAAACTATTTGCCGTAATGGAAAACTATCCCCAGCTCAAATCGAACGAAAACATCATGCAGTTGCAGGAGGAGTTGACCTCCACCGAGAACCGAATCGGCTTCGCACGGCAGTTTTACAACGACCTGGTCGCATCCTACCGGACCAAACAACAGGTCTTTCCGAACAACTTCTTCGTCAACATGTTCGGAGGGTTCAACCCGGAGGAATATTTCGGGGCGGAGCAGGCCGACCGCGTCGTGCCCACGGCCGATCTGAGCCTTCGGACGCGCTAG
- a CDS encoding zinc metalloprotease HtpX yields MPFTFIEIEEQKTRRIWIFFVVLLLLYFAVLATLALAAAPKVFIPYHALLNPRMLLLIFAASLAAASIHFCFSTIGVSEFIRNNLGALEPDPKDGIHKQLLNILQEIQVVTGNRRTIQCRVLPTLAMNALAAVDLRGNATIAITEGLLSRLTRPQLEAVMAHEAYHILSGDCLETTVAASLFGLPSSAFEKASRTMTTSTRLSPLLFLAWGLLKLSQIFNMLISREREYRADAGAVHMTRNPLALAEVLQLLSRNWRGTGFIGNGLEMLCIVNPVPKDLDEAEGRWADLMSTHPPIQKRIAVLLKMAHATLSDRMAKAAPAGPTDATKPSEALFHALDPQHQWQGPYTLAELCALPWISPLTWINDGGPAIDRAWKMPQIDPAIFAKRLAEQACPVSRFSCPSCRQPLIEIPYERTQIDQCHFCGGALVENDRIPRILARTDGPSTDRIKSLSKALIQESEFRGIGPHLEKSTGKAIPLRNCPKCSHPMMRTFFTLAYPVQIDRCSSCGVTWFDPDELEMLQCMIANRMAAGPMLSIQKTDLTENISTS; encoded by the coding sequence TTGCCGTTCACATTCATCGAGATCGAGGAGCAGAAGACCCGGAGGATCTGGATCTTTTTTGTCGTCCTCCTTCTTCTTTACTTCGCCGTACTGGCGACGCTCGCCCTCGCGGCGGCCCCGAAGGTCTTTATACCGTATCACGCCCTGCTCAACCCGCGCATGCTCCTTCTCATTTTTGCGGCCTCGCTAGCGGCGGCCTCGATTCACTTTTGTTTTTCAACCATCGGGGTGTCGGAATTTATCCGGAACAATCTCGGCGCGCTCGAACCCGATCCAAAGGACGGAATACATAAACAACTGTTGAATATCCTGCAGGAGATCCAGGTCGTCACCGGAAACCGGAGAACGATCCAGTGCCGTGTGCTTCCCACGCTCGCGATGAACGCCCTCGCCGCGGTGGACCTGCGGGGAAATGCCACGATCGCGATCACCGAAGGCCTGCTCTCGAGACTCACGCGGCCGCAGCTGGAGGCGGTCATGGCCCATGAGGCCTATCACATCCTTTCGGGCGATTGCCTGGAGACGACGGTGGCCGCGAGCCTGTTCGGACTGCCGTCCTCCGCGTTTGAAAAGGCCTCGAGAACCATGACCACGTCGACCCGCCTGTCGCCCTTGTTGTTCCTGGCCTGGGGGCTGCTGAAACTCAGCCAGATCTTCAACATGCTCATCTCCCGGGAACGCGAGTATCGGGCCGACGCCGGAGCGGTTCACATGACCCGCAACCCCCTGGCCCTGGCCGAGGTCCTTCAATTATTGTCGCGGAACTGGAGAGGAACCGGATTCATCGGCAACGGCCTTGAGATGCTTTGCATCGTGAATCCCGTCCCAAAGGACCTGGACGAAGCGGAGGGCCGATGGGCCGACCTGATGTCCACCCATCCTCCGATTCAAAAACGAATCGCTGTCCTCCTGAAGATGGCCCATGCGACTCTATCCGATCGGATGGCGAAAGCCGCGCCCGCCGGCCCGACGGACGCAACGAAACCCTCCGAAGCGCTCTTCCATGCCTTGGATCCTCAGCACCAGTGGCAGGGGCCCTATACCCTGGCGGAGCTTTGCGCGCTTCCCTGGATTTCCCCGCTCACCTGGATCAACGACGGAGGGCCGGCGATCGATCGGGCCTGGAAAATGCCGCAGATCGACCCGGCGATCTTCGCGAAACGCCTGGCCGAGCAGGCGTGCCCGGTCAGCCGGTTCTCCTGCCCCTCCTGCCGTCAGCCGTTGATCGAAATCCCCTATGAAAGAACGCAAATCGACCAATGCCACTTCTGCGGCGGCGCGCTGGTCGAAAACGACCGGATCCCGAGGATCCTCGCGCGGACCGACGGCCCGTCGACCGACAGGATCAAGTCGCTGTCCAAAGCGTTGATTCAGGAAAGCGAGTTTCGAGGAATCGGACCGCATTTGGAAAAGAGCACCGGAAAAGCGATCCCGCTGCGCAATTGTCCGAAATGCAGCCATCCGATGATGAGGACGTTTTTCACACTCGCCTACCCGGTCCAGATCGACCGGTGCAGCTCGTGCGGCGTGACGTGGTTCGATCCGGACGAGCTCGAGATGCTCCAGTGCATGATCGCCAACCGGATGGCCGCGGGGCCGATGCTTTCCATCCAGAAGACCGACCTCACCGAGAATATCTCAACGAGCTAA
- a CDS encoding CARDB domain-containing protein — translation MNKYMEKQAVRGILFFSLMAFSACGGNSGGGGGSTAVNPPSSSPSADLVLSALSSTVTAIAPGENFTVSNTVKNQGSASAGSFAIGFHLSTNAVFGDGDDIAFSATRSVTSLNTGESSADSTKLTVPSKTPAGSYLLCAMADYKFKVAESDKANNTGCLFTRTIQVKSSFVSSQGPNQENGFGYFVKKISDHLGNINNPRQDGISDFIVSQVDGNGDGAAYVYSGKDGSPIFHINGTGWGYAVDAGDLDGDGIPDLLIGDNTVGAAQAYSGSNGSAMSGLTFPADEKNDGFGVSVESVGDINEDGIPDLMVGANIGNYVVLYSGKDGTRIKRIDSPDGSGDFGMSVSGAGDLNGDGVPDFIVGAPSASPDSKDGAGSAFVFSGQKDINGNFPLLYRLDGGNAGDHFGGCCGAIEAVGDINGDGKPDLAIAAYTASPNGIPSAGSIYLYDGATGSPLQRPDGFGPLRFDGDVPGGRLGGSLTGSGWMAKMGDLNGDGHPDFMAGESGAIVNHQACAGRVLIFSGYDATVLSGIDNPFVDNVHYFGTAGANLGDLNGDGLIDVLISAGELGNGEPGIIYRMSLSSFANIQVTGPPDLIITNVAFTSQKVNPGDTVSVTDTEWNQGESLAESFRISYRLSTNGTYGDSDDISFGATRSVSSLGAGAGGTSSIELSVPSNTPLGDYYICAKVDSGNTVNESDDTNNTRCSASTIRVTRPDLLMTDVAPDVTTVNAGGTLSVTNTVENQGTVSTGIFTIAFHLSANTNFGDGDDVAFTLTRSVGPLGAGSGNTASNTLTVPSTTPPGDYYVCGMADNGKAVVELDETNNTLCGDTTIAIAP, via the coding sequence ATGAACAAATACATGGAAAAACAGGCAGTCCGGGGGATTCTTTTTTTCTCCCTGATGGCTTTCTCCGCCTGTGGCGGAAACAGCGGGGGTGGGGGAGGATCGACGGCCGTGAACCCACCCTCATCATCCCCGAGTGCGGACTTGGTCCTTTCGGCCCTATCGAGCACCGTCACGGCCATCGCACCCGGTGAAAATTTCACCGTGTCAAACACTGTTAAAAACCAAGGAAGCGCCTCGGCGGGCTCCTTCGCCATCGGGTTCCACCTTTCCACGAACGCTGTGTTCGGCGATGGAGATGACATCGCCTTTTCCGCCACCCGATCGGTGACCTCGTTAAATACGGGAGAAAGCAGCGCCGACTCGACCAAACTCACCGTTCCTTCCAAAACTCCCGCCGGGAGCTACCTTTTGTGTGCGATGGCCGATTATAAATTCAAAGTGGCCGAGTCAGATAAGGCCAACAACACAGGATGCCTCTTCACCCGAACCATTCAGGTTAAATCTTCCTTCGTGTCTTCACAGGGGCCAAATCAGGAAAACGGTTTTGGATATTTCGTCAAAAAAATCAGCGACCATCTGGGGAATATCAATAACCCGAGACAGGACGGGATATCGGACTTTATTGTTAGTCAGGTAGATGGAAACGGAGATGGAGCCGCTTATGTTTATTCGGGCAAGGATGGGTCTCCGATTTTCCATATTAATGGAACCGGATGGGGCTACGCGGTGGACGCGGGAGACCTCGATGGGGATGGGATCCCCGACCTGCTCATCGGAGATAATACGGTGGGCGCGGCCCAGGCCTATTCCGGATCGAACGGCTCGGCCATGTCCGGGTTGACGTTCCCCGCTGATGAAAAAAACGACGGCTTTGGAGTGTCCGTCGAGTCCGTCGGGGATATCAACGAAGACGGAATTCCCGACCTGATGGTCGGCGCGAACATCGGAAACTACGTTGTCCTTTATTCGGGAAAGGACGGAACACGAATCAAGCGCATTGACAGTCCGGACGGTAGCGGGGATTTCGGGATGTCGGTTTCAGGGGCCGGGGATCTTAACGGGGATGGTGTGCCCGATTTTATCGTGGGGGCTCCAAGCGCCAGTCCCGATAGCAAGGATGGGGCGGGCAGCGCCTTTGTCTTCTCGGGACAAAAGGATATAAATGGCAATTTCCCGCTCCTCTATCGTCTGGACGGCGGGAACGCGGGAGATCATTTCGGGGGGTGCTGTGGCGCGATCGAGGCGGTGGGAGACATCAACGGGGACGGGAAGCCCGACCTTGCGATTGCGGCCTATACCGCATCTCCAAACGGAATTCCCTCTGCGGGATCCATCTATCTCTATGACGGGGCCACCGGATCACCCCTTCAACGTCCTGATGGTTTCGGCCCGTTGCGATTTGACGGGGATGTCCCCGGGGGTCGCCTCGGCGGTTCTTTGACGGGATCCGGCTGGATGGCCAAGATGGGGGACCTAAACGGTGACGGCCATCCGGATTTTATGGCCGGGGAATCGGGAGCCATCGTCAACCATCAGGCCTGCGCCGGACGAGTCCTGATCTTCTCCGGGTACGACGCCACCGTCCTTTCCGGAATCGACAATCCGTTCGTCGACAACGTTCATTACTTTGGAACCGCCGGGGCCAACCTTGGGGATCTCAACGGCGATGGATTGATCGATGTTCTCATCTCGGCGGGAGAGCTTGGAAACGGAGAGCCGGGGATTATTTATCGGATGAGTTTAAGTAGTTTTGCGAATATTCAGGTGACGGGTCCGCCGGATCTGATCATCACGAACGTGGCCTTTACTTCGCAAAAGGTCAATCCGGGGGACACGGTGTCGGTGACCGATACGGAGTGGAACCAGGGTGAATCCTTGGCGGAAAGCTTCAGGATTTCCTATCGCCTTTCAACCAACGGGACCTATGGGGATTCCGACGACATTTCATTTGGAGCGACGCGATCTGTGAGCTCCCTGGGAGCCGGAGCGGGCGGCACATCCTCCATCGAGCTGAGCGTGCCTTCCAATACGCCTCTTGGGGATTATTATATCTGTGCGAAGGTCGACAGCGGAAATACGGTGAACGAATCGGATGACACCAACAACACGCGCTGTTCCGCCTCCACGATCCGGGTGACCCGTCCGGATCTGCTCATGACCGACGTGGCGCCGGATGTCACGACGGTCAATGCGGGGGGGACGCTTTCGGTCACGAACACGGTGGAAAACCAGGGAACGGTTTCAACCGGAATTTTTACCATTGCGTTCCATCTGTCGGCCAACACGAATTTTGGAGACGGAGATGATGTTGCATTTACCCTGACCCGATCCGTGGGTCCTTTGGGGGCCGGCAGTGGCAACACGGCTTCAAACACTTTGACTGTTCCCTCCACGACCCCGCCGGGAGATTACTATGTCTGTGGGATGGCCGATAACGGCAAAGCCGTGGTCGAGTTGGATGAAACGAACAATACATTGTGCGGCGACACGACGATCGCGATTGCGCCTTGA
- a CDS encoding dienelactone hydrolase family protein has product MAKDMSEHPVRIRVDSVTLQGVLAIPSGAPGLVLFAHGSGSSRHSPRNNYVAAVLRQAGIGTLLFDLLTEEEDSVYKTRFDIHLLTDRLTAATKWLTARPETMKLKIGYFGASTGAAAALEAAAVLGPTIRAVVSRGGRPDLAGPVLYRVKAPTLLIVGGHDDAVVKLNQHAYDRLKTEKDLVIVPGATHLFEEPGALEEVARLAADWFMRHLGTKSA; this is encoded by the coding sequence ATGGCCAAGGACATGTCAGAGCATCCTGTGCGGATTCGAGTGGACTCCGTGACCCTGCAGGGCGTGCTTGCAATCCCTTCCGGGGCGCCGGGGCTTGTGTTGTTCGCCCACGGGAGCGGCAGCAGCCGGCACAGCCCGCGGAACAATTATGTCGCGGCGGTGCTTCGTCAAGCCGGAATCGGAACGCTGTTGTTTGATCTTCTCACGGAGGAGGAGGATTCCGTTTACAAAACCCGTTTCGATATTCATCTGCTTACGGATCGTTTGACGGCCGCCACAAAATGGCTGACCGCCCGGCCGGAAACGATGAAGCTCAAGATCGGCTATTTCGGGGCCAGCACGGGGGCTGCGGCCGCGCTCGAGGCGGCGGCCGTCCTGGGCCCGACGATCCGGGCGGTCGTGTCGAGGGGAGGGCGTCCCGATCTGGCCGGACCGGTCCTTTATCGCGTGAAGGCGCCGACCCTGCTGATCGTCGGGGGCCATGACGATGCGGTCGTCAAACTGAATCAACACGCCTATGATCGCCTCAAGACGGAGAAAGATTTGGTCATCGTTCCGGGCGCGACCCATCTCTTTGAAGAGCCGGGCGCCCTGGAGGAAGTGGCCCGCCTGGCGGCGGATTGGTTCATGCGGCATCTCGGTACAAAGTCGGCCTAA
- the trxA gene encoding thioredoxin, with product MTDRWVFEASEQDFEKQVLERSRTTPVLVDFWASWCGPCRVLGPLLEKAVEERHGEILLAKVNSDENPNLALRYGIQSIPTVLAFIDGKLANGFMGALPQQAIREFVEEMLPKETDKLAREAGELELKQRWDEALERFREALRLDPNHPVSLIGQMGVLVRLERWPEAEEAYQKMPGHLQMNDEIRMLKTRLDLGRAQAGGLTIPELQRKLQADPDDLEARDRLASLYAAKEQYREALEEWLAIVKRDRRFKDDGARKRMLQIFELIDPRSPLAEEFREKLARAIF from the coding sequence ATGACGGATCGTTGGGTTTTCGAAGCAAGCGAACAGGATTTTGAGAAGCAGGTGCTTGAACGATCAAGGACCACGCCGGTTCTGGTCGATTTCTGGGCCTCCTGGTGCGGACCTTGTCGGGTGCTCGGACCGTTGTTGGAAAAAGCGGTCGAAGAGCGCCATGGGGAGATTCTCCTGGCCAAGGTCAACAGCGATGAAAATCCAAATCTCGCCCTTCGATACGGCATTCAAAGCATCCCAACCGTGCTGGCCTTCATCGACGGCAAGCTCGCCAACGGATTCATGGGGGCCTTGCCCCAGCAGGCGATCCGGGAGTTTGTCGAGGAAATGCTCCCCAAAGAGACGGATAAACTGGCCCGGGAGGCGGGGGAACTTGAACTCAAACAGCGATGGGACGAAGCCCTGGAGCGTTTTCGGGAGGCCCTTCGGTTGGACCCGAATCACCCGGTCTCCCTCATCGGCCAAATGGGTGTACTCGTCCGTCTTGAGCGATGGCCGGAGGCGGAGGAGGCCTATCAAAAAATGCCGGGACACCTCCAGATGAACGATGAGATCCGGATGCTGAAAACCCGTCTGGACCTCGGCCGCGCGCAGGCCGGAGGTCTGACGATTCCGGAGCTTCAGAGAAAACTTCAGGCCGACCCGGACGATCTCGAAGCCCGGGATCGACTGGCTTCCCTTTATGCCGCGAAGGAACAGTATCGTGAAGCCCTCGAGGAATGGCTGGCGATCGTGAAACGGGATCGGCGCTTCAAGGACGACGGCGCGCGCAAAAGGATGCTCCAGATTTTCGAACTGATCGATCCCCGCAGTCCCCTGGCCGAGGAATTCCGCGAGAAACTGGCCCGGGCCATTTTTTAG
- a CDS encoding phosphoadenosine phosphosulfate reductase family protein, translating into MQNTPEKSTYLSLNLNEKVELGKKVVREAIDRFGLDRVVVAWTGGKDSTVMLWLIREVCRERNCRVPDLMFINEGCVFDEVMSFKDRMEREWSLKIHEVKNDDVMRLVRKPGDVVRVADLSPRNREEIKKLNFVEESFVWEPESYVGNHLMKTVAMNLFIESNRIAAVYTGVRWDEQSARANETYFSPRIGPDHSRIHPILHFRERDIWDLIHGHKIPVNPLYALGFRSLGTKDTTTRSSDLPAWEQDLENTTERGGRRQDKEGIMERLRELGYM; encoded by the coding sequence ATGCAAAACACACCCGAAAAGTCAACTTATCTAAGTCTTAATTTGAACGAGAAGGTCGAATTGGGAAAAAAGGTTGTCCGGGAGGCGATCGACCGGTTCGGCCTGGATCGGGTCGTCGTCGCCTGGACCGGCGGCAAGGATAGCACCGTGATGCTCTGGCTGATCCGGGAGGTCTGCCGCGAGCGCAACTGCCGTGTTCCGGACCTCATGTTCATCAACGAAGGCTGCGTTTTTGACGAGGTCATGTCCTTCAAGGACCGGATGGAGCGGGAGTGGTCGCTGAAGATTCATGAAGTAAAGAACGACGACGTGATGCGGCTGGTCCGGAAGCCGGGCGACGTGGTCCGCGTCGCGGACTTAAGTCCGCGAAACCGGGAGGAGATCAAGAAACTGAACTTTGTCGAAGAGAGCTTTGTCTGGGAGCCGGAGTCCTACGTCGGCAACCATCTCATGAAAACGGTGGCCATGAATCTTTTCATCGAGTCCAACCGGATCGCGGCCGTCTACACGGGCGTTCGATGGGACGAGCAGTCTGCACGGGCCAACGAAACCTATTTCAGCCCAAGGATCGGCCCGGATCACAGTCGGATCCACCCGATCCTCCACTTCCGGGAGCGGGATATCTGGGACCTGATCCACGGCCACAAAATTCCGGTGAATCCCCTCTATGCGTTGGGCTTCCGCTCGCTCGGGACGAAGGACACGACCACCCGATCGAGCGATCTTCCGGCCTGGGAGCAGGACTTGGAGAATACCACCGAGCGGGGAGGCCGACGGCAGGACAAGGAAGGAATCATGGAACGCCTCCGCGAGTTGGGGTACATGTAA